One Methanocaldococcus sp. genomic window carries:
- a CDS encoding DUF357 domain-containing protein produces MIKEITEEKLENYFKRTEEAIKIIKKGLPPKRSLLYDIAKDFLLMIESYFEDAKVFREKGDYVTAFASINYAYGWIDAGVRLGLFDVGDDDIRFTLAK; encoded by the coding sequence ATGATAAAAGAGATTACTGAGGAAAAATTAGAAAATTATTTTAAAAGAACAGAAGAGGCAATAAAAATTATTAAAAAAGGACTTCCACCAAAAAGAAGTTTGTTATACGATATCGCCAAAGATTTTTTATTGATGATTGAAAGTTATTTTGAAGATGCAAAGGTTTTTAGAGAAAAGGGGGATTATGTAACTGCATTTGCTTCTATAAATTATGCCTATGGTTGGATAGATGCAGGAGTTAGGTTGGGATTATTCGACGTTGGAGATGATGATATAAGATTTACATTAGCCAAGTAG
- a CDS encoding pyruvate ferredoxin oxidoreductase subunit gamma: MIEIRFHGRGGQGAVTAAQILAIAAFYDGKYSQAFPFFGVERRGAPVMAFTRIDNKKIRLRCQIYNPDYVIVQDSSLIETINVVEGLKKNGAVVVNTVKDDLNLGVKTYTIDATGIALEILGVPIVNTAMVGAFAGVTKLVSIESVKKAIMEKFKGELGEKNAKVAEIAYNEMIKKYG, encoded by the coding sequence ATGATAGAAATTAGATTTCATGGAAGAGGAGGACAAGGAGCCGTTACTGCTGCTCAAATACTGGCTATTGCTGCTTTCTATGATGGTAAATATTCTCAGGCATTTCCGTTTTTTGGTGTAGAGAGAAGAGGAGCCCCTGTTATGGCATTTACAAGGATTGATAACAAAAAGATAAGGTTAAGATGCCAAATATACAATCCAGATTATGTTATTGTTCAGGATTCATCATTAATTGAAACTATTAATGTAGTTGAAGGTTTAAAGAAAAATGGGGCTGTTGTAGTTAATACTGTTAAAGATGATCTAAATTTAGGAGTTAAAACATACACAATTGATGCAACAGGAATTGCCTTAGAAATATTAGGGGTTCCTATTGTAAATACTGCAATGGTCGGAGCATTTGCTGGGGTTACAAAACTTGTTAGTATTGAATCTGTAAAGAAGGCAATAATGGAAAAATTTAAAGGAGAATTGGGAGAAAAAAATGCCAAAGTGGCTGAAATTGCATATAACGAAATGATAAAGAAATATGGATAA